DNA from Gottschalkia purinilytica:
AAATACTACTTTAGATATAATTGAAAAAGTAAAGCAAAAAATAAAAGAAAGAAAAATAACTGAAGTTAATGATATTAAAGATATCTTAAAAGAAGAAATAAGAGAAGTGTTGACTCAAGGGGATTCAAATTCAAAACTAAATATAGAACCTTCACCAGCTATTATACTAGTTGTAGGGGTAAATGGAGCAGGAAAGACTACTACAATAGGAAAACTTTCATCTAGATTAAAACAAGAGGGAAAAAAAGTTATGATAGCTGCTGGAGATACTTTTAGAGCGGCAGCTATAGAACAATTAGATGAATGGGCTAATAGATCAGGTGTAGAGATTATATCTCATCAAGAGGGAGCTGATCCTGCAGCAGTAATATATGATGGTATACAATCTGCTAAAGCTCGTAAGGTAGATGTTTTAATATGTGATACTGCTGGAAGACTTCATAATAAGAAAAATTTAATGAATGAGCTGAATAAAATATTTAGAGTAGTTGAAAGAGAATATCCAGAAGCTAAAAGAGAAGTTCTTTTAGTAGTTGATGCTACAACTGGACAGAATGCTGTTCTTCAAGCAAAGACATTTAAAGAGGCGTGTGATATTACTGGAATAGTTTTAACAAAACTAGATGGAACTGCAAAAGGTGGAGTAGTTGTTGCTGTTCAGTCTGAACTAAATGTTCCAGTTAAGCTTGTAGGTGTTGGTGAAAGCATAAATGATTTACAGGATTTTAATGCAGAAAACTTTGTAAATGCAATATTTGATTCAGAATGATAAAAAATCATATAAAAAGTTATAAAAATAATTGACAAATTAATAAATGTAT
Protein-coding regions in this window:
- the ftsY gene encoding signal recognition particle-docking protein FtsY, whose protein sequence is MFKKIFGWGKKKKEEELQQIDIDKEEIESSEIEADIETNEDIEEKLDNTVKEEVTQENDLEETIKENNDETKLYEKIVEEEIKEESVKEETSIDTDKIEEINEQTEEEAKEKIETEKKGFFSRLKSGLEKTRKGITEKVDGILGSYKKIDEELFEDLEEALITADIGVNTTLDIIEKVKQKIKERKITEVNDIKDILKEEIREVLTQGDSNSKLNIEPSPAIILVVGVNGAGKTTTIGKLSSRLKQEGKKVMIAAGDTFRAAAIEQLDEWANRSGVEIISHQEGADPAAVIYDGIQSAKARKVDVLICDTAGRLHNKKNLMNELNKIFRVVEREYPEAKREVLLVVDATTGQNAVLQAKTFKEACDITGIVLTKLDGTAKGGVVVAVQSELNVPVKLVGVGESINDLQDFNAENFVNAIFDSE